The nucleotide window tcatggcaaaaatgctaaaaaattaaaaaaaatcctcgaatttttaatataaaataaaaagaaatttgtctctgcaatatatttaaagaaaattgcataaaagtttaaaaatattttctggatATTGTCTCacataactctggttctacttgacagattttgcatatttgcaataccaaacattttagattaacagaaaatatttggaaaaaattccaTTCTCCTAAGTCCTTTAATGTAGGCTCTATCTTGCCTTCAATAGACAGACAGGCGGATATCCGAGTAAAAAGAACTGCTAATTTATGTaggccaatttcggatactctgttctaaagtcaagcgtatcccagagagaacaaatagtagtcggacggggcaaagtCTGAACTATAAGGCAGATGAggaaaagctttttttctaaatggtttttaacaggtattgcaacatgtggcccagCGTTGTAATGATGGactattacggtttcatgtttggccgcatattctgggcgtttttcgctTCTAACGAATCAGGTCCCCTGtcatggtctggccagatttcagcagctcataatagataccCTTTTTCTCCCAACGACTACAGAGCCTATTCGGCTTTGGTGtccattcggctggttgaccgggcttcacgtacgatctattatgcttcgggttatcgtaatgaataaattattttcttttatagcgttcaagcagcaattcagacatacaaaattatctttcaaggtctctcggattcaattcgtatggtgcccaatttccctgcttttggatgaatcctgctgcttgcaaacgttttgaaattgctaattaagtagcacccaatgattttgcaagctcttgttgagtttaacaacaatcttcatgttgTAATGCTTCCAATTCATGCGCAgacaaaacagattcgtgatagcaaccgaatttgttgccaatcgaatgattctactttagtgaccgaattttacggTTGTGGATACCAAATTTTAGAAGggataacaaaagtttggttgatTCATGCGAAATTattctttgtcaactgactttctgttgatagaaccgaaaaattctatgtgtgcagcCTAATCAttcgattaacaacaaattcggttgctactacgaatctgttttctctgtgtggtcttcaaacatttttggctgacCTGAGGAGAtcttccttgtcaaaatcaccacttctgaatcgaTAAACCATCTCATggacgttgaaaccgatggaacacattcagcaAACGTTTCGTTGACACAAGTAAATCATAACTTATATCATttaacgctttgttggcacaaaattcgacattttcgaagcaaaaaaactttgttgtttacactataatattattattaataactaattgagaatgacagataaaaaaattaaaacaacaatgcGTTCAATagatattgtaaatcccgcggtttttagtcatacacccaataaattgTAAAAGCTTCTTGAAACagttattttgaaattcaattcaTAGTGCTTAAGTTCTCGAAAGAAATGCCTACatctggggccgaattaccgcactcgTGATCGAATAAACTATcgtattgaaaaattatttcgataacctaattataacaaaattacgatcgaatttactcgatatcgaatgcgttAATTCGGCCCCTTCTCTGTATATATGACTGATCAACTGATCGACGGTATTGATAATCAAACTTATTCACACATTTGCattataaatgtattcaaaatgCGATAAACATCTACAATTTCCtttctaattaatattaaataagtaCAATggaattcaatgaaattttttcttataaaatattgCATTGTTTAAAGAGCACTTACCTTTACTGCACCACcacacaacaaaaattgtatctgaaaaaatattaaaataaaaattataaaacacatTAGCTACCAATTAACCAatcataaaattccaaaatgtataaaaattctttacaaatcagaattaattttataaaatttacaaaccagcaacacacaaaaaaaaataatgcgacACAAAAATGAAATGAAGTGAATGTGAAATTTTCACACGTCACAACACGCGTACGAGTATGAAATCAAAACTGTCAAAAAACAATTAACACCAATTAAGTGACAGAAATAAAGGAATCCCAGAGCCACAAGAAATCTTGTTAAAATGAGTTAAAATgagaaattgaaacaaaaaacagaACAGGATACAaatgggaaaaaataaataaaaataaaacaaggaaTTGAACAGaagtttgtataaaaaaaagaaataaaatcttCAAATGAtcatacaaaattcaatagagttttaaaatacaaaatcaaaCACCACAGTGtgtgtaaagtaaaaaaaaaacaagtaaaagagttTTACTGAGCCATAAAGGCGttgaaatgtataaatatttttgtttttccttttaaccacatttaaagaaaaaccaaaacaaaatgaTCATTCACGATCGATGCCAATAAGATGTTGATAATGACGATGGCGTTGCGGCTACTGATGATGATGACTTAACAATAAATGGTATtgaagaagaaaaacaaaatattttccttgtatttttatatattcttttaGTTAGTAGAAATTGTGGTATTTAAGAGCTAACATACAACAGCTACTGGTACCGCTGCAGTGACCCAATAGGAATTCAGACATAAAACATTGATATTATTCAGTAGATCAATccttactttattttttaaaatgtatacagagaaaacagattcatagtagcaaccgaatttgttgccaatcgaatgattcggtcgCACACATAGAATTATTCGGttttatcaacagaaagtcagttgataatgaAGAATTTCTATTAAAGCAagcaaacttttgttaccacttctcaaaattttgtagtcacaaaaatgtagtaaaattcgatcactaaTGTAACatcatttgattggcaacaaattcggttgctactacgaatctgttttctctgtgtaacagtaaaataaatttaaaattacatcgAAATAGCTGAAAAGCGTTTGAACAGGCAtggatccagagggggtgaaataggaaattttccccctcccaaaccgaaaagttttcatatagaaaaaggaataaaaagaaaaatgtagaacaaattttaatttttcccgccccccaaatggttgacctggatccgcgacTGCGTTTGATCAATATCAATGATCAGTATTTTATAAATCCAAATTAAAATCACTTCTTTCAATTCAACttaatacacgcagagaaaaaatataattgggcatggttactgtaaccatttatatagtgttacaagttttttaactatattatagtcacagtaaccatttacatgattgtggtaaccataatatgattaacttacgattcacatgattgtctcaaccatatatatggttacagtaaacatatatatgtttgtgtcaGAATCGATCCAGGGTAATGCTAATAATAGGGATAAAAGCCACAAAAGAAAGCATACATTAAGCTTTTATAGTTAGTATTGCAATTCAAGCATTTGCTGGTTTTAGAATCATGATAATTACATCTCAATTTCCTACAGGGTTACAACTTGTTACCACCTTTAGATGtggttttcattattttgtatcagactttttaaaaacaccCATGATAATTACGAATACATGTACTTTGCAGTCGGTGTCGTAAATCTGTtacacaaatatatttaaaaaaaaaaataaataaaacacactCTTACAAATTGTTGATGATGTATTGAAATTGCCTTAAGATCTGTCAAAATCTGTTCTTACATCTCCAAAGAGATCAATTTGTTtgtgttgtatttgtttttaatctgTTCAAGTGTTGAACAAAAACAACTACTTGTTTTACGCTTGAGTGTGTGTACATATTTGAGTGCTAATTGTTTTATGGTTGAATGAATCTTTAACACTCTCCTTCGTCACTCTCGGCTTTGCACCACAACTCATTTCACTTGGCATCCGTCATCATGATCGTTATGGCTGCCACATTGATAATCATGTGGGTTTTTGTATTGATTTAATGGTTGACAAAAGATCATTTAATATATGGACTGCTTGTCAAAGGAAGGAGAAAGAGAGACGCAGGCATTTTTGTTAGAAAGGAGTGGAGAAGGAAACCAGAGCTTTAATTCGGATTTGATTGGAATGTTTTagatttaaaagtaattttccaaataaaccATAAACTCCGATACAGATTGtcaatttagttaaataaataataaatcttTATTGAATCTACTATTCGAAATAATCCTTATTCAATAAAgatttacaacttttgtttttcttccattcataagacaaGAGGAATCATCTTTGAAAAGACATCACAGTTTTATAACTGCTTTAATTCACGTTCTTTTGGAAATAAGAGGAGTTTCAACACTAACATCGTTTTTAAAGTGACATCGCAATTCTGCTACATTGAATGTACTAAGTAGAAtaggattttattttttaaaaagtagtatacaACCTAGATAAAGATCATTGTAATAGAGTTAATGAATACGCCTCGAAACAATTCCTATTTCTTAAGATTCAAAGTtccaagtttattttatttatttaatgaagaTATAGGAATTCATCAACATCCTCGATTAGCTTGCTTTAGTGATCATAAAGTGCTCTCATAATAGCGGAATTCAATATTCGTTGAAAACTACCGTTCAAATCTTGCATATGTTGCAAAttctatattttgttgttgtgcaaAATATAGCACTTATgccagatttgcaatatatgcaGGGGTAGTTTGCAACAAATAGTGATTTCCCCTATTTACTAGATTATTTTCCTCTCTCACTTCAGTTACCACTGCGTTTAATGGAGTTCATAGTCCCGTTATGATGTTATTCTTAATCTTGATTATTCGCGGGTATGATCACTTCGAtccaattacaaaaatttgaataatgaagTGTGTTTGAACAACAATGCTTTATTTATTCCTTTATTGTATCATAATAAATTGAACTTGGAACAAGTTTATGAAATATCTCCAAtcgaaatttcatatttttaatattacatAATTCCTTTGAATGTTGAATTCTTATTGGCAAAGACCTCACTTTAAAAgcaaatgaacaaaaacatcaGAGCACATGATCTTGGCAGCTAATTATCTTCGATGTTTCTTAGTTCGTTGTTGTTGTAATAGCCTAGACAAATATCCTCAATTTTAGAATCCTGTGCTTTGGCATTGAGGTCAATACCAATTAAACGGGAAGATGAGACCTTAAAAGCAGATGAACAAAAACATCAGAGCACATGATCTTGGCAGCTAATTATCTTCAATGTTTCATAATTCGTTAATCCTCAATTTTAGAATCCGGTGATTCTGCTTTGAGGTCAATTCCAATTAACTGGGCTACTTCTAACGGGTTAGTAGATGAATGAAGTGATCTACGTTTGGCTACAAGATAAGCATTCGCTGGGGTCAAAGTGGTTCATGAGGAACCGGTTGGCATTAAACCTATTGCTACACCCCAACTTCAGTTATGTCAGAACTACTCTTGTTCACAACTATAGTCGTCCTACAACTAAGACATTCAGGCATTATCCTGTATCCGTGTCTCCATGATTATCGTTCAAAGTTAGAATGCAATGGAAGTTCTCCTTGGCTTTCCTGAAATGTAGTTTGAATGACGTCATCGATGACATTCCAAGAAACTTTGTTGAATCAGCATGACATTACATTCCGCGACCGGGAGAATCTTCGTTTTCTGGTGTATATATCAATTGTATACTACATTTACCTCTATATGTTTTCCtcgaaattgaaatgaaattgtaTGAATTAAATTACTCATTAGATGACATCCCAGGAGGAAGTGATTCAGTATAACATTATGCTTCAAGATCGAAATAACTTGTGATTACTTGGATAGATAGTGTTAAGAGGTTCTTTGTATGCAGCCAGTTACATTCAGGTAACTAGCATATAAAGGTGTTCAGAATTGAGGTACCGGAACTGATCGTCTTTAACTTGGTAAAGTTCAGAAGCAATCCTTGTCCTTATAACTAACTAAGAAGACTCACAACCTCCAATCCCTCGGGGCAGTTGGACACCGGACAATGATATTATAACACCCTGAGCTATTTGAGCCTACCTGACTTATTCGGGGAATAGGGTCAATCAGATTATTGCGCTATTATGGCAGGATAGTGCAAGAGGGGTGGTAGCGGATGAACCGTTAAAGGTCAACGATAGCGCCCACAAGCTTCCAGGAAGCCTACGCCTATGCTTAGACAAACAAGGAGTGTCAGGTTCCACTAAGCTCTTCTTTGTCCTTACAAGCAATAAAGGAATCCTGACAAATCAGTCAAACAGATAACATGAATAAAACGCCAATACAAAAGATAAGTCTCCCAGGAGGTCACAGACGACTGTCACATCCTCTCGCTTCGGCTGTAAGCTCCATGTATCTGGGAGGGAGTAATCCATGTTCAGACAGTATTTTAGAAACCTAAAGGACCTATGCTTCACAGGAGTTAAGCTTATAAAAGAATACACCTCGTTCCCACTCAGCggaattgaattatttaaatgGCAGTCTCGGTTGGTCGGTAATGTGATGCGATATCAATTCAGTACGATTTGTAATGAATACGATCTTCGATCTATGTTTAGCTAAAGTGAGTTTTAGATATTTCCATTTCCAAACAGGCAGGAACCcttgaaatttatttagttgCAGATAGTAAAGAGACTGTACATCTATGAATTGACTTGTCAAAGGGAATTAAAGAATTTTCTGGCTTTCAAAAGTCCAGCCCGAATAATTGTTGTTTCCCTTTCACCTATTGTTTGTGTGCTTTTGTGGAGGCAACTGTTGAATATCACGATCTTCCCTTCAAATGTCACCAGCATTCGTTTTCAATCCAGAAACTGGAGGAGATACTACGTGGGTATCTTATTGCCGCTATAATATTTTTGTCCTGTAACAATTCCTTCTACTTATATAACAGTAATGAACTACTGTTGTTAAATATCCAGGCAAGTACTGCAAAATGCAAATAATAATGaaggggaatttttaatattctttaaatgaataatttcttacattataataaaaaatttaaacaatcaaattaattattccctataaaaatataaagattcCAATTTTCTCCTTGCAGATATGAAGGCGTTGAAGTCATTTCCCCCATAGAATTCGAAATCGTGCTATATCTCAATCAAATGGGTGTCTTTAATTTCGTAGACGATGGCACTCTGCCCGGTTGTGCCGTTCTCAAACTAAGTGATGGTCGCAAAAGATCCATGTCTCTATGGGTGGAATTTATAACAGCTTCAGGTTATCTTTCTTCTCGTAAAATTAGATCACGCTTTCAGACACTAGTAGCACAAGCCTGTGATAAAAGTATTTATCGAGACATGGTCAAGATGATTGGTGACACCACAGAGGTGAAATTAAGAGTACGTGAAAGATTTATAGTGCAAATAACACCGGCATTCAAATGTTCAGGTATATGGCCAAGATCAGCAGCACATTGGCCACTGCCTCATATACCCTGGCCACATCCGAATATAGTGGCTGAGGTTAAAACAGAGGGTTTTGATTTACTGTCCAAGGAGAGTGTCATCTTTCAGAATAAGGCAAATAATGCCGCCAGCATGGAGGGAGATGCTTGGGTGTTGAGTTTTTTTGAGGCGGAGAATCGTTTGTTGCAAGGTAAAACTCTAAATAAATGCactttattcttatttatttttgatatttcttaTTAGGTGGCTGCCGTCGCCGTTTGCTTAGCATTTTAAAAACCCTTAGAGATCGTCACTTGGATTTACCGGGCAATCCAATTACAGCCTATcacttgaaaaatttgttgctgTATGAATGTGAAAAACATCCCCGTGACTTTGAATGGGATGAACCCTGCATTGCGGATCGTATTAATGGCATATTCTTACAATTAATCTCCTGCCTGCAGTATCGACGATGTCCCCATTATTTTCTACCCAGTTTGGATCTATTCAAAGGTAAATCACCCAGTGCCTTGGAACAggcagccaaacaagtttgGCGTTTAACACGAGAAATGTTAACCAATGCCaatgcatttgaaaaattgtaaaaacaacGTCACAATTTACAAAGATATGGGAAAACAAAAAAGGAAGTCTGCTGCTTTAAGcattatttaaaatgtgtataaaaattactaaaaaaaatgtaattaaaatcaaagattttttcgaaaaaaaaacaaacaaacaaaattttacctaaaaaactCTAAACAAAACGCCATAATCTTTAGATATTAGATACAATACTTCACATAtgactacatacatatattctttaTGATATGAGTAAATTTATGTGTAATCTTTTGATCTTTATGTTAGATATTTATCGCACTCATATATTGTATTTATCAAAGGATAAtccttcttaatttttttactccATCTCTCTCTTTCTTCTattgtttcaaatttttatgttttataaaacatGATATTTTAGCACATGTTTTTTAGCTGTGTAtttctatagttttttttatgcatttcttctattattaatattttactaaCCCTTAAATATTTCACAGCAAACTGAAACGagaagtttttctattttttgaaattaattttgtatacgaTTAGATGTTTATGGAAAACTAAGGAAAGGTGATAATTtgtaatacatatataattggggaaaatgttttgtgTCGATCgtgttttgctaaaaaaattttgtagaataaaaatctgttttaaGTCTCGCAAACAACATACTAAAACCAATAATGTTCTAGATCAAGATTTAGGAAAAATTTCTATTCAAAACATTAAATTGAAAGAGGATTTTTCCGAAGACAGAATTGAAGAGTGCGAGATACCCATTAAATTGTCTTATGTAGAGTTATGCTTAAATGAAATAGTAAAAAATGTATCGAAAGTTTTTGTATTTCTGtggctattattttttttaaatatatttttgtgattctattaattttcataatattccACTTTTTTTCCTGCTCTTAGGAAGGAAATTGATATTGATAGTTTGTCTCTAACACAGTGCTAATAATTCATATTGCCCAGATTATATGAAGAGTGTGGTAAAATTTACATACTTCACAAATAAAACGCAAATTCCTTatttctgattattttttttatattcatgaaAATGTAGTCCAGAATATTTCGTGATATTTGACCGATCTAGACAAAAGAAGCAACGTCctcttttaaaacattaaaaacagtTTGGGCATTTTTGACACATTATTACTGAATAAGGTTTATATTGTGGGCCTATTGACATttccccatatgcataaacagtttacaaaatttccatacaaaatcagTTGTATAAACCTGTTTATGCATACGGGGGATAgacttttgtatttaaataactCCGTAAAAAGAAATTCAACGGTTTTTAATCACACGATCTAAGAGGCCGATTCTGATCACCCAAACGAGGGAGCATACGACTATAAAATATCTCACGTAATTAAATTGCTTCACCGGAATATGGCAGGTGGCACCATCttattgaaaccacatgtcgtccaCGTCAATATCATGCAATTTAGGCACCAAAAAGACAAAAATACGCGTTATCTAGAACCAGTAACAGTCACTCCTTGAACAGCCTCATTTCGAAGTATGTTCCAATAATGCCGCCAGTTCAAAATCTGCATCAAAAAGTATCACGTTGTGGATGCAAATTTTCGACAGTCACATTAAAAGCCATATGGTGAAAATGTAGGATTTTGTTCGAAAAATCAGTATTCACTTGTTTAAGCCATTCAACAAATCTATTCGTTGTGGGCCTATTAGACTTCAATTCATGTGTCAATTGAAAGTAGTAAGCATGTAGAGAGCttcttgaaatttaaaactctTGTCCACGACGCCGAATTGATGTTCTGGGGATGTCACCAACACTCTCATGCACTGCTGTgaactttcattattttttaaatgttgttcaACAATGAAAACACGCTTTTTTATCATTGCCATTAACACTAAACTGTCAGCTGTTAAACTGTTTATGTTGGCTAACATAGACACTTTTCTGCACAAATAGCATCAAATTCAAATATTCCGTGATCATCTAAAGATCGGCCACAATACGAATGTGCAATTAAACTTAAAGAGTTCTATATATTCGCTAAATTTACTAGATTTCAAACTCTACGTATCATCATTTATCATGAAGAAAGAAAATAGTATCATTTTGACTATAGTTTTTATTGCCAATCGTTTGCTTTggttatacatatgtacttcgattttaatttcaaatgcttATGGTTTGACAACCTCAACCGATTGTCAACCTTTTTCTGAACCAGTTTGTACTCGAAGAGCTCAAAGAGTTTTAACCACATTACTTAGTTAGGCGCACGATCTGTTATTTGCATGTGCACAATATTTCAATCAGTAGCTTCAACAATTTCCAATAACGAAAAGAGCACAAGATTCTTATATTCATCTCATAAAGATTCGAATAGATCAACTTAGTCCTACCCGGTTTAATTTCCACATCTCCGGCTGAAATCATTATATTCAACATCCAGTCGTTGAGCGTGTAGCGCAATGAGACAGTATTCAGTTATCTCAGTACTATGCAACAGACAATTAAAGTTGCATTTTCTTTCAATACAAATACAATTAGCATTTTCTTTCTACTTATGTCGATCTCTGATTTATAAGGCAAGTTTCCACAAAGACAAATcgtgttttaaaaattcagaaTTTACTCGTTAAAGTTAATTTGAGGAGTTCATAGGGTAGATTCAGGGAATCAATATactattttcacccaaaaattaTTGCATTCAAAATGtctttattttggaaaatttttacttatttcacaaaaaaataaaagagtggAAACATTGCTTTCAAAGAGCAAACTCAGTTGTGAAAACTTAtgtggtaaaaaaaaacatgtgaaaacaaaaattaaactcgTATGTATGTgagattattttgagtaattttttggttttagttttttttctagtttccgttcaatgtgtatttctctatggtacAAACTAAACGAAAGTGTGTTCCATGTCAAAATATTGAATGGTGGtaacatttttataacgaaaacaatgtttacaaaaaaatatttactgatATGAGGATCACGTTTTTAATATCAAACTAAATAATGAATCGTATCCGCTTTTATCCTTAAAGCATTTGGAATGCCTTcaagtaataataaaataattataataaattcatGATAATCTTTACCATAGAGGAAATATACATAGAggggaaactagaaaaaaactcaaacaaaaaaagtattcaaaaaagttacacatacgagttttgttctagttttttttagtaatacattctcaccacttataagtttccgctctatgtgtattctTTCTTTGTTCTTAACATtcttaattgtttataaaattaggaAACGAAGTTAATCATCTTTAACGGTGACTGTTTTGGACAGTATTTATTTTAGTCTCAGgtccattttctcaatctctggttattttttttgacaatatACTCTAAATTGAAGAacattatataaaattgtaattatcCAATGAATTTATGTCGGGGCTAACGATTTTACATggaatgtttaaacaaaatgctTTTATTACAACTAtctgaaatgtttaaaaaactgcggctgttaaatttattttttattatttagaattacAAAGAGTCGACTTTGAGAGTTCTTGGCTAAAACCGACACAAcattttccaaataatttataatatttataaattttgtttaaaacaattaagtcttaatatttttctaaaaaatatatagaacttattaaaaaatataaaacatataatgtgcaatttgataaataaaacgTACTTACATGTaagaattataaataattttgtaaaaagtaaaagcaaatttgttaaattttattattaaattaagttCATTAATTAATGTATGAAGTATAAATGAAAATCATGTTATAAAATTActcaaattattaataaaaatctttaaactaaaataaaataagtttttttattaaaggatAGGAAACTAGATGAAATTTTTagtaaactttaaaatttggtttaaaaacatCTACATAAAATATTCTTTTGCTTCAC belongs to Calliphora vicina chromosome 4, idCalVici1.1, whole genome shotgun sequence and includes:
- the LOC135957469 gene encoding protein mab-21-like — translated: MLVPPDMMAAQTRMIYQMNRYCAERVQARMFKTATAIREICKIVQDILKEVELQEPRFISSLVECNGRYEGVEVISPIEFEIVLYLNQMGVFNFVDDGTLPGCAVLKLSDGRKRSMSLWVEFITASGYLSSRKIRSRFQTLVAQACDKSIYRDMVKMIGDTTEVKLRVRERFIVQITPAFKCSGIWPRSAAHWPLPHIPWPHPNIVAEVKTEGFDLLSKESVIFQNKANNAASMEGDAWVLSFFEAENRLLQGGCRRRLLSILKTLRDRHLDLPGNPITAYHLKNLLLYECEKHPRDFEWDEPCIADRINGIFLQLISCLQYRRCPHYFLPSLDLFKGKSPSALEQAAKQVWRLTREMLTNANAFEKL